A genome region from Ursus arctos isolate Adak ecotype North America unplaced genomic scaffold, UrsArc2.0 scaffold_18, whole genome shotgun sequence includes the following:
- the HRCT1 gene encoding histidine-rich carboxyl terminus protein 1, which produces MLGLVGLVIGTAVAVLLLLLVAACLCRGRQDHDVETNRPAARRNRVRWAQPWFFPRRGHLGHLHYFRHPGHVSHTHHVGHQHHLHHHQAHQQAHHHHAHRHAHHHAHRGRR; this is translated from the coding sequence ATGCTAGGCCTCGTGGGCTTGGTCATAGGCACTGCTGTGGCCGttctgctgttgctgctggtggCCGCCTGCCTGTGCCGGGGACGCCAGGACCACGATGTGGAGACGAACCGGCCTGCAGCGAGGAGAAACCGAGTCCGGTGGGCCCAGCCTTGGTTCTTCCCGCGCCGGGGCCACCTGGGACACCTTCACTATTTCCGTCATCCTGGCCACGTGTCTCACACGCACCATGTGGGCCACCAgcaccacctccaccatcaccaagCCCACCAGCAAGCCCACCACCACCACGCCCACCGCCACGCCCACCACCACGCCCACCGTGGCCGCCGCTAA
- the SPAAR gene encoding small regulatory polypeptide of amino acid response, with translation METAVIGVVAVLFLVTVAITCLLCCFSCDSRALDPQGGPGHSFTVATFHQEASLFTGPGRHAQPAAATAGARDFWTFM, from the coding sequence ATGGAAACAGCAGTGATTGGAGTGGTGGCGGTGCTGTTTCTGGTCACCGTAGCCATCACCTGCCTCCTCTGCTGCTTTAGCTGTGACTCGAGGGCCCTAGATCCTCAGGGGGGCCCTGGCCACAGCTTCACGGTGGCCACATTTCACCAGGAGGCTTCTCTCTTCACGGGGCCGGGTCGCCATGCCCAGCCGGCGGCGGCGACGGCAGGTGCCCGGGACTTCTGGACCTTCATGTGA